GTGTCCCCTAAGCCATCCCATGCAGGGTGGGGAGGGCGAGGTGGGATGGGGGGgtctcctctctgctttcttctttttgtttttagccgaaaaaagaaacaaaagccatcACCATGAACCAAACCAAGACGAGAGAGTGAACAAGCCCCAGCCTGAGGTGGGGAAAGCAAGGAGAACAGGGTGGGGACACCCTTCCCTCAATTCCCTGCAGACCCTCCCCATCCGGATGCTCACCCTGTGGTGTTTATGCAGGTGTATGGGTCTGCCTGCTCTCGAGATTGcgcacactctctctcttttcctctctctctctctctctctctctctctctctctctctctctctctctctctgctgcccgGGGAGGGAGGGCAATAAATGCTCAGGCCTTGTGCTGCTTGCTGGTCTTGAAGGACACCTGCAGCACGCGCTCGCCCAGGCGGTAGCCGTTGAGGCTGGCGATAGCCATGGCAGCCTCGTCGTAGTTGGTCATGGTGACGAAGCCGAAACCCTTGCACTTGTTGGTGGTGAAATCTCGGATGACCTTGACATTGGTGACCGCCCCAAAGGGTCCGAAAAGCTGCCACAGCACGCTCTCATCAGCTTCTGGGGACAGGTTGTACACGAAGATGCACCAGCCAGCGCCTGCAGCGCCTCCGGACAAGCCCACGCCTGCCAGGCCACTCATGCCATCGATGGCGATTGGGGAGAACCTGGCGATGAGCGACAGGGGACTACTTTGGGGGTCACGCGGGCTCTGCCCTGGTCCCCAGCATGCCTCCGACTCCCCCACTGGGAGATCTTCATACAATGTGTGTTACACATGTAAGACCCTTGTAGCCTCTTAACTTGGTTGTGACTCCATTACCTGTCTGTGACCCCACTGAGAGACCAGTCCCTGACCTGCAAACCTTCTTTACCTTCAAAGCTCTCCAACTATCAATCACCCATGATCCTAAGTGCCATCTTTATCCTGATCTCATGACCTTTGAACCAACCTTCCCTAGGGACACCTTTTCACTCAGCTTTTTTGTATAGCTCAGTTggctatatatacacacaagggCTGCTTGCCATGTAGCCACAGATggcttcttggttttgttttttcttcctgcttgctggttttgaacttgtgcTTCTCCTGGCAATACCTCTCGAAAACTGGCATTAAACACCTGGCCTAAGCCACTGCACACCTGGCCTAAGACACTGCACACCTGGCCTAAGCCACTGCACACCTGGCCTAAGACACTGCATACCTGGCTTATGCAGTGTTGGGGTAAAACACAAAGCTTTGTGcataccaggcaagcactcttccgATTGAGCTACCCATCAAAACCaatggtgtgggggtggggggtggggggtgggacagagggaagacagacaaagagaaacgagagagagagagagagagagagagaaagagagagagagagagagagagagagagagagagagactatctgTACCTCATGCTAGCCTCAAGCTGGATTGCAGTTCTTGCCACAGCCTCCATGGTGTGGTCCTGGGGAAGGAACCTAGCCCACACTTGCCCTGCCCTGACAACTCTGACTCCATCTTGACTTTACCCATCATAAACAGCaaaagttttctttctccagtttcaATTACCGATGGTTGCCTATGGTTTGCACATATTAAGTGAAAATTTCCAGAAACAGTCCACaaattggttttgtttgattgtttatgcttttttaaaaatttttttggatttatttgtttattttggttattCCCGACAATGCTCCTTTGTGTAGCTCTGCCTGTACTggcactatgtagaccaggctgaccttgaactcagaggtccttCCTAGCACTGAAATTAAAGGTGGGTGGGATGCCAAATTTCGATCGATTTTGTTTTCTATGTgtgcttgcctgcatgtatgtatctgacacacatgcatatgtgatgTCTACAGAAGCTGGAGGACAGTGACAGAACCCTTGGGACTGGAGtccacagatggttgtgagtcaccacgtggcTTTGGGGAACTGAACCTGAATCTTTTGCAGTAGCAGCAAGTGCTAccctctgtgccatctctccagcccatgtttttttttttttttttttttttaaattgggtctcaccacatagcccaggctagcctctaacttgtGATCTTTCTGAATCTGCCTTCTGAGTTATGAAGATCAGAAGGTGTACAGCCATCAGGGATTTATAGtataattttattgttattattaatattaatattatttgtgtgtgtgagggcaGCACTCATCCCATGACACACGTGCAGCTCAGAGgacaagtctgtgtgtgtgtgtgtgtgtgtgtgtgtgtgtgtgtgtgtgaggggagcACACATCCCATGACACATGTGCAGCTCAGAGGAcaagtctgtgtgtatgtgtgaagggaGCACATATCCCATGACACacatgcaggtcagaggacaagtctgtggatctgggtctctccttccacctttatgtggcttctggggattgaactcaggtggtcaggtttGTGCGGCAAGCcctttactctctgagccatcttgcctgtctACCTTTATAAGCTTAAAGCtgcatattcaatatggtgatgtgGCTTAGGACTGTAAGCCCAGCTCTTGGAAGATGAGTCACAAAACAAACATTCTTGACCCTGggatctgccctgccttaacaCACTTCCATGCTCAGGAGAGCCTTTCTTATtaaatctcaatctctctctctcctttctcccctctctctccttctctctctccttctctctctccctccctctctctctctctctctctctctctctctctctctctttctctctctctgatctgcctgtctctgttatGCACTACCAATCCTGGGTTTTACAcgggtgctggagatctgagcCCAGGTCCTTCTACTTGTatcacactgagccatctccccagccccagactaCCCCATCCCTGCCTCTACTTCAtagaaagccaagcatggtgatgGACGATGGCTCATGTGTGTTGTTCTAGTgcttggcaggcagagacaggaggatgaggagttcaagCTCATCTTCATCTATACCTCAGGGTTGAAGTCAGTCTGGGGTACCTGAGATTCCATATTAAAACAAACctcaaaacagaagaagaagaagaagaagaagaagaagaagaagaagaagaagaagaagaagaagaagaagaagaggaagaggaagaggaagaagaagaagaagaagaagaagaagaagaagaagaagaagaagaagaagaagaaggagaaggagaaggagcaggagcaggagaaggagcaggagcaggaggaggagcaggaggaggagcaggaggagcaggaggaggaggaggaggagcaggagcaggaggagcaggaggaggaggagcaggaggaggaggagcaggaggaggaggaggaacaggaggaggaggaggaacaggaggaggaggaggaacaggaggaggagcaggaggaggagcaggaggagcaggaggaggaggaacaggaggaggagcaggaggaggaggaggagcaggaggaggagcaggagcaggaggaggagcaggaggaggaggaggagcaggaggaggagcaggaggaggaggagcaggagcaggaggagggagcaggaggaggaggaggagcaggaggaggaggaggaggaggaggagcaggagcaggaggaggaggcagcaggaggaggagcaggagcaggaggaggaggaggagcaggaggaggaggaggagcaggaggaggaggaggaggaggaggagcaggagcaggaggaggaggagctggaggaggagcaggagcaggaggaagagcaggaggagcaggaggaggagacgaggaggcaggaggaggaggaggaggaggagcagcacgaggagcaggagcaggagcaggaggaggagcaggaggaggaggaggaggaggaggaggaggaggaggaggaggaggaggaggaggaggaggaggaggaggaggaggaggagcaggaggaggagcaggaggaggaggagcaggaggaggaggagcaggaggaggaggaggaggaggagcaggagcaggaggaggaggaggagcaggaggaggaggaggaggggcaggaggaggaggaggaagcggaAGCAGAATCAGCAGTAGCAAAAGGCCttgtgtggtagcacatgcctttcacctagtactcaggaggcagagatgggaacttctatgagttcaagtccagccagagctacatagtaagactgtctagaagaagggaaggagggggagggaaagagggaaagaggaggtagaagaaaagaaaagaggataaTTCAGGAGAGCCAAAGAGAAGACTGCACTGTTTTGAGTGGCATGATGAAACTTCACATTGTGTTCAGTGTGTCCAAGCAGTGTATGCTGCCTTCCCATTAGCACTTAGCTATTTGACTGTCAGACTGATTGTCCAAAATCAGGGTTTCTAGGCTAAGGAATCCTTATTTAATTAGTTAATGGTTAATACTGGTGATTTAGAGATGCCTAGAAGAAATTGGTAAAATGTTTCCTTTAAGGAAAAAGGTGAAAGGTCTCCATTTATAGAAAATAGATCATATGCTGAGGTGACTAATATCTAAGGAAAGGACACATCTATTTGTAAGTCATGAAGAGGAAACTGGTCTGGTGGTACAGGTTTGtcattaggaggctgaggcaggagaatcacaagctcaaaatacaaagtaaaaagaTAAACTGAACATACCTGCAACCTCATGTtcaggagggaggggcagagggagcagGGGCTCAAGGACATGCTGAGCTCAGGGCTGCTGGCCTGCCAgcactacatgagaccctgtgtcaggAGACATAGAGAGGGCTGCTGTGTGCTCTTAGTGTTTATTCAAAAGGCCTTGAGCATCCTCTCCAGTACAAAATGATGATGAcggtcatcatcatcaccatcatcaccatctaAGTCcatgcacatgcctttaatcacagcactcttgaggcaggtggatctccgtgagttccaagccagcctggtctacagagtgagttccaggacaccaggcTATacagtgaagccctgtctcataaacaatcatataaacaaactagcATAAGTCTAAGTAAATAAGACCAATACAGGTTCCCATGTCAAGCTCTGTCAGGTGTCCACAAGGAGTCTTGGGGATGTGACCCTGATGGAGAAGGAGGACAACTGTCCATGTCACCACCATGCTCCTGACATTGTTCTCTTGGCTGTCTCATCTGTCAGGTAACACTTGGTTGGTTGTGTCTAAATCAATTAAAGGATAGAAAGCAGCATTCCCACTGACTCCCTCACCGTCAGAACTAAGTCACTCAGCGTGGGGAGATGACTCTCAAAGTCTGGACCCCACATAACCTGACCACATGGGACTCAGCCTCTCCCTGTTCTGAGTCTTTCACCAGCTGTTCCTGCTGCTAGGTGACCTCCAGGTCTCTCCTGGGTCACCATCATCCCTTATGCTGCCCCTGCACTTCCCTGAGCACCACGTCTCATTCCCATGGGGCTGAGACGAGGAACATCAGTGGCTGGATTGTTATAGCCACCTTTTATTATGTGCCAAGCACTGTGTTCTATCTCAATTCATGTTCAAGAGGGATCTCGTCTGCCTGGACCATGCTATATCCTGGCCTCAAACCCAGCTTTTGATATTCAACATGTTCCCAACAGCTTGTGACACATCAACACGGAACCTTTCACAGAGCAGGGTTGTGAGTGAAGCTAGGAAGAGCTCAAGGTTCACAGCAATTGTGGAGAGGCAAGGGAGTCTTCCACGGAATTTGAGGAAAGCCAACAATGGTAGCTGATGTTTGGGGCTCAGGAAATGGCTATCGAGCCCCTGcttagaatcctccagtgaggggctgggggcatggctcaatGCAGGCTTAGTATGCAGAAGTGCCAGGGTCCTGTTCCTAGCATCCAAAACAATAAGTTATCAGTGGCTCTCAGAGGGTTAATGTTGGAACTAGGGACACAAATGCCTATTTTGTTGAGATAATAAAAAGAGATGTGtgaggggctagggagatggctcaggccaCTAAgaacaccggctgctcttccaaagggcataggatcaattcccagcaagccaTGGCAGGTTGCatctgtctttaactccagtccaGGGATTCTGACactttacacagacatacatgcagataaaacatcattgcatatgaaataaaaataaacaagtttttTTAAAACCCTCAaaaaatactattaaaaaaaaaaaaaaaaagaagaaccgtGGAAAGCAACAGCCAGCCCTCCATGATCCTTCCAAAGCTGCTCCCTCGAGACATTGGCTCTGCTCATAGTCTTAGAGCTATCATCTCCTAGACAGGCAGAAATGGCTACCCAGCGGTCCCAGAGACAAGGTAcatgcggggggtggggggtggggggtgttagAGGAGGGTCACCAAGGGAAGGGGCTATGAGGGATGAAGACAGTACGGCGGGGCACTGTTACCTCTTGACTCCGTAGGCCATATTGAGCAAATTGTCCAGcctgtggaggcagaagcagctgtCAGTGTGGCCTATGACCCACTCCCTGTGATGTGACAGccagtcctccccacccccacagccttCAGCAGGGCCCTGCCCCCGCCACTGCTCCCAGCCCGGCTGGACACTGCCTGGCACGGAACCTCACTCATTTGGGACAGCTTCTCAGTATCCCTACTGGCGCCAGGCTGAATGTCCTTGTCCTGCACTTCAGGCTACCCCCTCGGGTCCTGCCAGAGGATGAAGGGGCTAAGATCTCTCTGGCTTAAGAGGAGGGCTTACAAAGGTGGCAGGGAGGTTTTCCTCAGTCTACAGGGGGATGGGCAGCTTGGGCCATCCCAGGTCCACCAGGGGCTCCCACTGATCGCCCACTGGGGAGTGCCTGAGAGTGACTAGTCTGGATCTTGAGCTCAGGTCTTATTTTGGGCTTGTACATTCTCCATCTGGGGTGAAGGATTCTCAGTAAAATGGCCCAGCACAAGCCGCTCTACCCAGCTAACACACAGATCATggccaggacacaatgagaggaaACCTTTGGTGGTGGCATTATCcacgaggaaactgaggcacagctgGACCCATGTGTGGTGGTGggtgggcagagacagagaaaagagagaaaaagagagaaaggaaagaaagagaaacacacaggcagagagagacagagacatggagcagaaagacagacagacagaaagaccaaAAGAGTAGCTCAataggagagacagacacacagatgctaAAAAGGCAGACGCatgcagaggaagatggaggagaaaggacaggacagacaaagaaggagaagaacagGAGAGATGGGGTGTCCGGGctgttttttcattctttttgcttACTGTCTTGTTTTTTGTCAGCTAGGAAGAGAAACCTCAATCAAGaagctgcctccatcagattggcctgcggGCAAGACTGAGGGGTTTTCTTGACTGATGTGGGATgtcccagcccactgtggctgTGCAGCCGAGCCTGGGCTGAGCACGGCATGGGCAGCAGGTCAGCAAGCAGTGCTCCATGATCCCTGCTTCAGCCccacctccagcttcctgccctgatttcccctCGTGGTGGGCTGCTTGCTGTAAGATGAACTTAAACCCCTTTATCCTCACACTGCTTTTAAATATGGtgctttaccacagcaatagacaccataaccaagacatgggggatggggtggggtggggtggggaagacagacgggcggacagacagacagacagacagacagagaaagagacagaaggccACAACTGGACCTCAATTTGTTGCCAAGTGTTGCAGCCAGCATGCACTGAGCTCCTGCCTGATGTACTAGGCCATGTTCCTGATGGTGGGGTGTCCCCGGGTCCCCACTCTGTGCAGGAAACAGGCTCAGAAAGAGCTGCAGGCTTGAGGCACCTGGCCTGGGGTCTGGGGACTCTGGCTCACCGGAAGCGCTGTGTCTGATGGTGCAGGGGGCCGGCGTAGCGCCTGGCAGAGGACTGGTACAGGTGGGTGAGCAGGGCCTGCCCTGTCTTCTGACTTGGGTTGTTTGCGAACTTGACCGTGATGGGCTCAGCAGCACCCAGTGGTTTCTGCCCATTCAGTCCCTTGATGGCCTCCTCTGCCTCGATCCTCTTGTCAAAGCGGATGAATCCCACACCCCGAGAGACACCTGCCAGGGGTATGAGGGCATTAGTCTCAGGCGCTCTGTCCCTTCTCACATGACTCTCCCCTCCCTGGGACACCCATGCTCAGTGCACCCTCCCTTCCTGCATTCTGACCTGTGGCCTGGTCCAGCAGGATTCTGGAAGTGATGATTCGGCCGTACTGGGAGAAGAGCTGCTCCATCTCCTTCTGGCTCATGGTCTTGGGGAGGCCACTGACATACAGGTTGGCATCCCGGATAGAGGCAGAACTGGGACGTGCATAGGACACCTGGGCGGGGTCAGAGGACGGTGAGGGTCATAGAAAATGACAAGCCTCAGAaatgcacccccaccccacatacacacacactagtttGCTTAGCACATGGCCTGGGACTGGGGCTGAGTGAGTGGCACCATAGAAACAGGCTAATACACACCCATCACCCCAGTGCCAGGCAGATGGAGGTAGGGGAGACCAGAAATTAAAAGTCACctttttgccgggcgtggtggcacatgcctttaatctctgcactcgagagtcagaggcaggctgatttctgagttcaaggccagcctggtctacagagtgagttctaggacagccagggctacacagagaaaaagtcACCTTTTACTGTATGTTAAGTTCAAGCGTGCCCGCGTGCCCTGGGCCACATgtcaccctgtctcaaagaacaaagtaggagcttggggagatggctctacAGGAAactctgacagcctgagtttgttccccagaactaatggtggaaggagaagacAATGGCTCCCAAAGGCCTGACTGCTTACCCCcccaataattaataataatgaaatttttcttttcttttcttttcttttcttttcttttcttttcttttcttttcttttcttttcttttcttttcctttctttctttctttctttctttctttctttctttctttctttctttctttctttctttctttctctttcgacagggtttctctgtgtagtcctggctgtcttgaaactcactctgtaggccagggtgGCCTTACTTGAGTCCAGAGGTCCTGCCTCGGCCTCTCAAatgtggggattaaaggtgtgtaccagaaTGCCTGACtaaacttgggaggtagaggcaggtggatttctgagttcaaggccagcctggtctacagggtgagttccagaacaacacagagaaaccctgtctaaaaccaccacccccaaaagacaacaacaacaaaaacaaacaaacagaatacctgactaatatttttttttatctaaaaaagaaacaaatctaaATGTCCCTGTGCACACTGGGTGATTCCTGGCTTCAGGAATCCAGTTGTAACTTATGGGTCATGCCCAGTTCTGGATAAGCCAGGGGTGTCGCACAaaccggggaggcagaggcaagtggacttctgtgagcttgaggccacaGGTACGCATGTGCGTGGCTTGAGGActgcacccccac
This portion of the Mus musculus strain C57BL/6J chromosome 9, GRCm38.p6 C57BL/6J genome encodes:
- the Elavl3 gene encoding ELAV-like protein 3 isoform X3; protein product: MVTILGAMESQVGGGPAGPALPNGPLLGTNGATDDSKTNLIVNYLPQNMTQDEFKSLFGSIGDIESCKLVRDKITGQSLGYGFVNYSDPNDADKAINTLNGLKLQTKTIKVSYARPSSASIRDANLYVSGLPKTMSQKEMEQLFSQYGRIITSRILLDQATGVSRGVGFIRFDKRIEAEEAIKGLNGQKPLGAAEPITVKFANNPSQKTGQALLTHLYQSSARRYAGPLHHQTQRFRLDNLLNMAYGVKRFSPIAIDGMSGLAGVGLSGGAAGAGWCIFVYNLSPEADESVLWQLFGPFGAVTNVKVIRDFTTNKCKGFGFVTMTNYDEAAMAIASLNGYRLGERVLQVSFKTSKQHKA
- the Elavl3 gene encoding ELAV-like protein 3 isoform X2, coding for MVTQILGAMESQVGGGPAGPALPNGPLLGTNGATDDSKTNLIVNYLPQNMTQDEFKSLFGSIGDIESCKLVRDKITGQSLGYGFVNYSDPNDADKAINTLNGLKLQTKTIKVSYARPSSASIRDANLYVSGLPKTMSQKEMEQLFSQYGRIITSRILLDQATGVSRGVGFIRFDKRIEAEEAIKGLNGQKPLGAAEPITVKFANNPSQKTGQALLTHLYQSSARRYAGPLHHQTQRFRLDNLLNMAYGVKRFSPIAIDGMSGLAGVGLSGGAAGAGWCIFVYNLSPEADESVLWQLFGPFGAVTNVKVIRDFTTNKCKGFGFVTMTNYDEAAMAIASLNGYRLGERVLQVSFKTSKQHKA
- the Elavl3 gene encoding ELAV-like protein 3 isoform X1, with product MVTILGAMESQVGGGPAGPALPNGPLLGTNGATDDSKTNLIVNYLPQNMTQDEFKSLFGSIGDIESCKLVRDKITGQSLGYGFVNYSDPNDADKAINTLNGLKLQTKTIKVSYARPSSASIRDANLYVSGLPKTMSQKEMEQLFSQYGRIITSRILLDQATGVSRGVGFIRFDKRIEAEEAIKGLNGQKPLGAAEPITVKFANNPSQKTGQALLTHLYQSSARRYAGPLHHQTQRFRLDNLLNMAYGVKSPLSLIARFSPIAIDGMSGLAGVGLSGGAAGAGWCIFVYNLSPEADESVLWQLFGPFGAVTNVKVIRDFTTNKCKGFGFVTMTNYDEAAMAIASLNGYRLGERVLQVSFKTSKQHKA
- the Elavl3 gene encoding ELAV-like protein 3: MVTQILGAMESQVGGGPAGPALPNGPLLGTNGATDDSKTNLIVNYLPQNMTQDEFKSLFGSIGDIESCKLVRDKITGQSLGYGFVNYSDPNDADKAINTLNGLKLQTKTIKVSYARPSSASIRDANLYVSGLPKTMSQKEMEQLFSQYGRIITSRILLDQATGVSRGVGFIRFDKRIEAEEAIKGLNGQKPLGAAEPITVKFANNPSQKTGQALLTHLYQSSARRYAGPLHHQTQRFRLDNLLNMAYGVKSPLSLIARFSPIAIDGMSGLAGVGLSGGAAGAGWCIFVYNLSPEADESVLWQLFGPFGAVTNVKVIRDFTTNKCKGFGFVTMTNYDEAAMAIASLNGYRLGERVLQVSFKTSKQHKA